Proteins from a genomic interval of Prevotella sp. E13-27:
- a CDS encoding DUF5103 domain-containing protein, with translation MKRIIIALLTIFPLTVFGWHEVKVPNVKSLQVSVNGEWTKLPVMELGSNDVLSVSFDELSHTYHRFAVHMEHCEFDWTTSEGLFESDWLQGFNDWQIDDYMNSLNTNVLYTNYTFQIPNDMCTLKMSGNYRLHIIDEDCDNEEIACVELRVVEPIVTLGMGISTNTDIDMNRSHQQVTLGMRLNGLSVTNNEEQVKAIVMQNGYEGDMRSEVAPNIITMNEMRWEHRRDLIFDAGNEYHRYEVLDPTHITLGLEKVYWDEDECRFHVYPDQCEPQRNYLYYRDADGAFLIRNSNNVENDRISEYVYVHYKFAPVREYSDATVFIDGRWATEDSSTYVMTYDAKDRSYNATILQKLGYYNYRIMLSDRDGRVMRMPEEGNFYQTENRYEAFVYYKETGGRTWRLVGYKEVSFQAQ, from the coding sequence ATGAAAAGAATAATCATAGCGCTACTCACCATTTTTCCACTGACTGTCTTTGGATGGCACGAGGTGAAAGTGCCAAACGTGAAATCGCTGCAGGTAAGCGTAAACGGAGAATGGACGAAGCTACCCGTAATGGAACTTGGCAGCAACGACGTGCTATCAGTAAGCTTCGATGAGCTGTCGCACACCTACCACCGTTTCGCTGTTCACATGGAGCATTGCGAATTCGACTGGACCACGTCGGAAGGGCTCTTCGAGAGCGACTGGCTGCAAGGCTTCAACGACTGGCAGATAGACGACTATATGAACTCGCTTAACACGAACGTGCTCTACACCAACTACACGTTCCAGATTCCCAACGACATGTGCACGCTGAAGATGAGTGGCAACTACAGGCTGCACATCATTGACGAAGACTGCGACAACGAGGAGATTGCCTGCGTGGAGCTTCGAGTAGTGGAGCCGATAGTAACGTTAGGAATGGGCATCAGCACGAATACTGACATAGACATGAACCGAAGCCACCAGCAGGTGACGCTTGGAATGAGGCTGAACGGTCTTTCCGTAACCAACAACGAAGAACAGGTGAAGGCCATCGTGATGCAGAACGGATATGAGGGCGACATGCGCAGCGAGGTGGCTCCAAACATCATCACGATGAACGAGATGAGATGGGAACACCGTCGCGACCTTATCTTTGATGCCGGCAATGAATATCACAGATATGAGGTGCTCGACCCTACTCACATCACCCTTGGTCTTGAAAAGGTCTATTGGGACGAAGATGAATGTCGCTTCCATGTTTATCCTGACCAGTGCGAACCTCAACGCAACTACCTGTACTATCGCGATGCCGACGGCGCTTTCCTCATAAGAAACAGCAACAATGTGGAGAACGACCGCATAAGCGAATATGTTTATGTTCACTACAAGTTTGCGCCCGTGAGGGAGTACAGCGATGCTACGGTGTTCATAGACGGAAGATGGGCTACAGAGGATAGCAGCACCTATGTGATGACCTATGACGCAAAGGACCGTTCCTATAATGCTACGATTCTCCAGAAGCTGGGTTACTACAACTACCGCATAATGCTATCAGACAGAGATGGCAGAGTGATGAGAATGCCAGAAGAAGGAAACTTCTATCAGACAGAGAATCGCTACGAAGCATTCGTCTATTACAAGGAGACTGGCGGAAGGACATGGCGACTGGTAGGATATAAAGAGGTGTCGTTTCAAGCTCAATGA
- a CDS encoding helix-turn-helix domain-containing protein encodes MKSAINHICLLLMMLAFSVNASANEESREFSIINAADGLADNSAQCIVCTKTGRMIISTIGNVNFYDGTSFTHIDTDQSYQYLLSDYRGNDRLYFDHFHHLWVKSTHSVSCVDLRMEEFRPNVDGVLKELGCDQHVLDLFTDYGGDLWLLTDKGLYDIDRKKEFQVLKDRNLQNLDTRGDTLLTFFDNGEEMGIDVNSGQIIHRTNAYDWETAQKYIQSSICLKYKNGYFVIRNGKAGGILMFFDFKTLQWKHLLTVPYALNNMAVSNEKLFVAAGRGYWVHDIKTGEQQHIEKLKLASGKELDVHCNTVMFDKQGGLWFGTQRYGVLYAAPSPSPFHVYTFDHPKAVEYAAKMDNLAQNITEFNGKSANCMFTDSRSWNWFGTMTGLYLYKNPKSEPIVFNKKNGLINEVIHSVVEDKNHNIWIGTSYGIACIIFEGNEIALINNFTSHDKVPNESFVNCKAVCLDDGTIIMQSIDHVLEFNPAGFELVNNRRPVTMYPKLIKLMVNGTFVEPGETLDGRTIISSAITRVREINVNSDQNTLSLTFSGLNYFRPQQTCYRVRLREINDEWNVYSYFQGSELVDAKGNLHLPLIGLKPGDYHIEVQASMFPDSWEGTIPYEWVIHVNQPWWQATGLYMLIIVVIMILFVINFLLYGKNTKMRARRNTEEKDILRKITSFVDRCDAFGNELLAPSDEDLFNKKYDAATKLTPEFIELMLVVIPFVRLNKKGFTMREVAEACNMDIVKFYDMMTANLYKSPRELAQIVRIEKAAEMLLNTELTVEEISNQCGFYTPNYFMGCFFHKYKLTPKEYRNEMKES; translated from the coding sequence ATGAAATCTGCTATTAATCATATTTGCCTGTTGCTGATGATGCTTGCATTTTCTGTAAATGCGAGTGCCAATGAGGAATCGAGAGAGTTCTCTATCATTAATGCTGCTGACGGACTGGCAGACAATAGCGCTCAGTGCATAGTCTGCACCAAGACAGGCAGAATGATTATATCAACTATTGGCAATGTGAATTTCTATGACGGCACAAGCTTTACTCATATTGATACCGACCAGTCTTATCAGTATTTGCTGTCAGACTATCGTGGAAACGATCGCCTGTATTTTGACCATTTCCACCATCTTTGGGTTAAAAGCACTCACTCTGTTTCGTGTGTTGACCTAAGGATGGAGGAGTTTAGGCCAAACGTTGACGGAGTTCTGAAAGAACTGGGATGCGATCAGCATGTACTCGACCTCTTCACCGATTATGGCGGAGACCTGTGGCTGCTTACAGACAAAGGTCTCTATGATATTGATAGAAAGAAGGAGTTCCAAGTACTGAAAGACAGGAACCTGCAGAACCTTGATACTCGTGGCGATACACTTCTTACATTCTTTGACAATGGTGAGGAGATGGGTATTGACGTTAACAGTGGCCAGATTATCCATCGTACTAATGCGTATGATTGGGAGACCGCTCAGAAATACATCCAATCATCAATATGTCTGAAATATAAGAACGGATATTTCGTGATACGCAATGGCAAAGCTGGTGGCATTCTCATGTTTTTTGACTTCAAGACGCTGCAGTGGAAACATCTGTTGACTGTGCCCTATGCCCTGAACAACATGGCGGTATCGAATGAAAAGCTCTTTGTTGCTGCAGGGCGAGGATATTGGGTTCACGACATCAAGACTGGTGAACAGCAGCATATAGAGAAGCTGAAGCTCGCAAGTGGAAAGGAACTTGACGTTCACTGTAACACGGTGATGTTTGACAAACAGGGCGGCTTGTGGTTCGGCACTCAGAGATATGGAGTGCTTTATGCAGCCCCTTCACCATCGCCTTTCCATGTCTATACGTTTGATCATCCTAAGGCTGTTGAATATGCAGCAAAGATGGACAATCTGGCTCAGAACATCACTGAGTTCAATGGTAAGAGTGCCAACTGCATGTTTACCGACAGCAGAAGTTGGAACTGGTTCGGAACCATGACAGGCTTGTATTTGTATAAGAACCCGAAGTCTGAGCCTATTGTGTTTAATAAGAAGAACGGCCTTATCAACGAGGTGATTCACTCTGTTGTTGAGGATAAGAATCATAACATCTGGATTGGCACTTCCTACGGAATAGCGTGTATCATCTTTGAGGGTAATGAGATTGCCCTGATAAACAATTTCACTTCTCACGACAAGGTGCCTAACGAGTCGTTTGTGAACTGTAAGGCAGTGTGTCTTGACGACGGAACAATCATCATGCAGTCAATAGATCATGTCTTGGAGTTTAATCCCGCAGGATTCGAGCTCGTTAACAATCGCCGTCCTGTGACTATGTATCCCAAGCTCATCAAGCTGATGGTGAACGGTACGTTCGTGGAGCCTGGCGAGACCCTTGACGGACGAACGATTATCAGCAGCGCCATAACAAGAGTACGCGAGATAAACGTTAACTCTGACCAGAACACGCTGTCGCTGACATTCTCTGGCCTTAACTATTTCCGTCCTCAACAGACATGCTATCGTGTCAGGTTAAGGGAAATAAATGATGAATGGAATGTGTATTCCTATTTCCAAGGCTCAGAACTTGTTGACGCGAAGGGCAATCTGCACCTGCCACTTATCGGCTTGAAGCCTGGCGATTATCATATTGAGGTTCAGGCATCCATGTTCCCTGACTCATGGGAGGGCACCATTCCTTATGAATGGGTTATCCATGTAAACCAGCCATGGTGGCAGGCAACAGGTCTCTATATGTTGATAATCGTAGTCATCATGATTCTTTTCGTTATCAACTTCTTGCTCTACGGAAAGAATACTAAGATGCGTGCTCGCCGAAATACTGAAGAGAAAGACATCTTGAGAAAGATAACATCGTTTGTTGACAGGTGCGATGCCTTTGGCAATGAGCTCCTTGCACCCTCAGACGAGGATCTCTTCAATAAGAAGTATGATGCGGCAACTAAGCTTACACCTGAATTTATAGAGCTTATGCTTGTCGTCATTCCGTTTGTCCGTCTGAACAAGAAAGGTTTCACCATGCGTGAGGTCGCCGAGGCATGTAATATGGACATCGTAAAATTCTATGACATGATGACAGCCAACCTCTACAAGAGTCCTCGTGAACTGGCTCAGATAGTACGTATTGAGAAGGCTGCTGAGATGTTGCTCAATACAGAGCTTACTGTTGAGGAAATATCTAATCAGTGTGGATTCTATACGCCAAACTACTTCATGGGCTGTTTCTTCCATAAGTATAAGCTTACACCGAAGGAGTATAGAAATGAGATGAAGGAATCGTAG